CCGGTCAAATCGGCGGCTCAGCTGTATCAGAAATTAAATCTAAAATATCTGCTAAGGTAACAGAGGCTTATGTGGATGCAGTATTTAATCAGATTACAAAAGCATCTGATGGACTGGGCGAAGCGGGAGATGGAGCAACCAAGATCGCCGATGGTGCAGGAAAGCTGGATGACGGCGCTCTGAAGTTGAAAGAGAACCTTCTTGTACTGACTGAAGGTACGGGCAAGCTTCAAAATGGCTTAAAGCCACTTACTAAAGGTGTAACTGATTTGAATGCAGGTGCTACCGCATTGCAATCTGGTTCTGGCACTTTAGCAGGCGGTTTGCAGCAATTGTCGGCTGCTCATACACAGCTTCAAGACGGTGTTGCACAAAGTGCTGCTGGCAGTAAACAGCTTAGTGATGGTTTGCAGCAAGCTGTAACAGGTGCTACACAGCTTCAAGCAGGAACAAAGTCAGCAGTGGATGGTACTACTAAACTACAAGCAGGAACAAAATCTGTAGTGGATGGCAGTGCTAAGCTTGGAGCGGGTCTGGCCTCTTCCGTAGAAGGCAGTGCGAAGCTTGAAGCAGGATTGAAAGCTTCAGCAGATGGCAGCACGAAGGTAACTGAGGGTGCTAAAGCGGTCGCTCAAGGATTGCAGCAACTAGCACAGGCTAGTCCTGAATTGGCTCAAAATGCAGCCGTACAGAAGCTCCTGGCAGCTAGTGCAGCTGTTGCACAAGGTAGTGAACAGTTGCAACAAAGTCAGCAGCAGTTAGCACAAGGAGCAAGCGCACTTCACAGTGGGCAAGAGCAATTAGCACAGGGTGCTACTCAATTGCATACCGGTTCGCAGCAGGTAGATGCAGGTGTAACTCAATTACATGAGGGAGCACAGCAGTTAAATGCTGGTAGTACTCAGCTCTTGGCAGGACAACAAAAATTGGCACAAGGCGCTTCAGCACTTGTAACTGGCGGCGACAAGCTGCAAGCAGGTATGCAACAGTTTGGCGCGAAGCTTAGTGAAGCCGCAGCTGGTGGCAATAAGCTCGCTAAGGGTGGTAAAGCGCTTGGAGATGGCACATCGAAGCTACTCAGTGGTGTTGGTGAACTAGGTAGCGGCATTGGTGCTGTAGCTGACGGTTCCAAACAATTGGCTGGTGGTGCAGGCGAGTTGAAGAATGGGATGGATGATCTGAAATCTGGATCAACAGAGCTCGCAACTAAGCTTGGTGAAGCTGCTGAACAATCAGGCAGCGTGAAAAAGTCAGATAAAATGATGGAAATGTTCGCACAGCCGGTTGTGGTGGAGGATCAAGTTGTAAATCATGTACCGAACTATGGCACAGGGTTTGCTCCTTACTTCTTATCCCTTGGGTTGTTCGTAGGTGCTCTGATTTCTACGATTGTTATTCCAATGCGTGAATCAGCTGTAATTGGCGCTAGCCGTCTAAATCGTTTTATCAGCCGTACGCTTACTTTCTCAATCATGAGCTTTATCCAGTCTATGCTGGCCGCTGTGGTTGTATTGTACGGACTTGGACTAGAAGTAAAAAGTGTACCGCTGTTCTTCCTATTCACATTCCTGACTAGTCTAGTTTACACATGGGTAGTTCAATCCATTGTAACTTGGCTGGATCAACCGGGACGGTTTGTTGTTATCGTTATTCTTATTTTCCAATTAACAACTAGTGCCGGAACATTCCCACTTGAATTGATCCCGAACTGGATGAAATTCTTTAACCCACTGCTTCCAATGACATATACAGTTAGTGGTTTCAAAGCAGTAATTTCTACAGGGGACTTCAGTGCAATGTGGAGTGATGTAGGTGTGCTTGCAATCTTTGGACTTGGTTTCCTTGCTCTTACATTCGGTTACTTCATGACCCGC
The window above is part of the Paenibacillus sp. FSL K6-0276 genome. Proteins encoded here:
- a CDS encoding YhgE/Pip domain-containing protein; translation: MKSLSVFTKDLGAALRNPKVLIPMIAILFIPVMYSGFFLKAFWDPYGKMNELPVAVVNQDVGANYEGTQLQVGDDLVAELKVTDGFEWNFVSLEEAEAGMKDNTYYMAIVVPEDFSAKATTLLDDEPQPAKIIYEPNEGYNFLAGQIGGSAVSEIKSKISAKVTEAYVDAVFNQITKASDGLGEAGDGATKIADGAGKLDDGALKLKENLLVLTEGTGKLQNGLKPLTKGVTDLNAGATALQSGSGTLAGGLQQLSAAHTQLQDGVAQSAAGSKQLSDGLQQAVTGATQLQAGTKSAVDGTTKLQAGTKSVVDGSAKLGAGLASSVEGSAKLEAGLKASADGSTKVTEGAKAVAQGLQQLAQASPELAQNAAVQKLLAASAAVAQGSEQLQQSQQQLAQGASALHSGQEQLAQGATQLHTGSQQVDAGVTQLHEGAQQLNAGSTQLLAGQQKLAQGASALVTGGDKLQAGMQQFGAKLSEAAAGGNKLAKGGKALGDGTSKLLSGVGELGSGIGAVADGSKQLAGGAGELKNGMDDLKSGSTELATKLGEAAEQSGSVKKSDKMMEMFAQPVVVEDQVVNHVPNYGTGFAPYFLSLGLFVGALISTIVIPMRESAVIGASRLNRFISRTLTFSIMSFIQSMLAAVVVLYGLGLEVKSVPLFFLFTFLTSLVYTWVVQSIVTWLDQPGRFVVIVILIFQLTTSAGTFPLELIPNWMKFFNPLLPMTYTVSGFKAVISTGDFSAMWSDVGVLAIFGLGFLALTFGYFMTRSRDNEAGMKSEQAMTV